One Larus michahellis chromosome 20, bLarMic1.1, whole genome shotgun sequence genomic window carries:
- the ZMIZ2 gene encoding zinc finger MIZ domain-containing protein 2: MGPAASPLPRSPVALAPQLLALGGRGGKGPGGSGPPAPPPQLPGPSVGLCLSRGEPWPLCPHPALGCCVPPPGGACVGATPSGGGGASPANTVSPPGPPGAFKQEVFPPTTTTPGCSHKRVPPPSVTVLPHYCPTVVLAPHTHARTQPVVPPCHACVTPRHPAHGHTGVSLIQVCRAVTHACHAVTQVCRAPSTPAHPRVSRPTAPATHACCGAARMCPAPSPRARRHTCRSPPPRAATRSCRAVTRTCVTPHRPTRSRARASCRHAGVPPPPPPTPRGHTRVSRCHTRAPPSRAASRAGCHTRVARPPTPTGARRSTARAWRGGSGAVHPRDLAAPLCARAGPSPAGTRPSPRPLRPPPPPRRPRALKIPRSFRAAARARRRQGHFGADRDAPVEGDAVPPPMNSMNPMKPSTPHGDGSFAYEAVPWQPSTNQPAGSLSVVTTVWGVSNTSQSQVFGSPMGPGGSSSSTPLLPGMASTGSGMSSPPFLPQQPFAEGATGKGYVQPGVYGRSSYPGGTGFAASFTGSPGGPSGMGLPSHAGRPPTDFTQAAAAAAVAAAAATATATATATVAALQEKQSQELSQYGTMGAGQPFGSQFLPHTGPRGPAGMSPAGMAGVMASSGVSPVSMSPVRTPGAGPLYSGQRVPQHSYPGPPPGQQLPRQGLKRAYSSEGYAAQQYLQGGQYAAAGAQYAPSAPQPSAPSPSYPGHRLQQGIGQYLSASGNAGPYYKPADQFNGQSVGFTTYSQAAVNGPGRSLPGYPSSPLAGNPTPPMAPGSGIPPYASPGQDVKSPFLTDMKPSVTSLHPSPSGPAPGEELRLTFPVRDGVVLEPFRLQHNLAVSNHVFQLRDSVYKTLMMRPDLELQFKCYHHEDRQMNTNWPASVQVSVNATPLTIERGDNKTSHKPLYLKHVCQPGRNTIQITVTACCCSHLFVLQLVHRPSVRSVLQGLIKKRLLPAEHCITKIKRNFSSGTIPGTPGPNGEDGVEQTAIKVSLKCPITFRRIQLPARGHDCRHIQCFDLESYLQLNCERGTWRCPVCNKTALLEGLEVDQYMLGILIYIQNSEHEEITIDPTCSWKPVPVKPDVHVKEEPEGPAMKRCRTLSPTHMVLPNIMEMIAALGPGSVPFPALPPPPPAGATTDYGAPGPSFPGPGGFPEPFPPPGTPTLSDFTPGPPPISYQSDIPGGLLPPEKPPAQLPPPGRMEPSHPPVQPGLHNTPPGSQPPQPLHHRSAPARPPPGPPAADLAFPPAMAGPGDGAEPALDLLPELTNPDELLSYLGPPDLPASSNDDLLSLFENN, from the exons ATGGGGCCAgctgcctccccgctccccaggTCTCCTGTTGCACTTGCCCCGCAGCTGCTGGCTCTCGGGGGTAGGGGGGGGAAGGGCCCAGGTGGGTctggcccccccgccccccccccccagcttccagGGCCATCCGTGGGGCTGTGCCTGTCCCGGGGGGAGCCCTGGCCCCTCTGTCCACACCCAGCCTTGGGCTGCTGTGTCCCTCCCCCGGGGGGGGCCTGCGTGGGGGCGACCCCCAGCGGGGGTGGTGGGGCATCCCCAGCAAACACTGTGTCCCCCCCGGGGCCACCAGGGGCCTTCAAGCAGGAGGtatttccccccaccaccaccaccccggggtGCTCGCACAAGCGTGTGCCACCTCCCAGCGTGACAGTGCTGCCGCATTACTGCCCCACTGTCGTCCTGGCACCACACACGCACGCTCGCACGCAGCCCGTGGTCCCACCCTGCCACGCGTGTGTTACACCCCGTCACCCTGCACACGGTCACACTGGCGTGTCACTCATACAGGTGTGTCGTGCTGTCACACACGCGTGTCACGCCGTCACACAGGTGTGCCGTGCCCCCTCAACCCCTGCTCACCCACGCGTGTCACGCCCCACGGCCCCCGCCACGCACGCGTGTTGTGGTGCCGCCCGTATGTGCCCTGCCCCGTCGCCCCGCGCACGCCGGCACACCTGCCGCAGCCCACCGCCGCGCGCGGCCACGCGCTCCTGTCGCGCCGTCACACGTACGTGCGTCACGCCTCATCGCCCCACGCGGTCGCGCGCGCGCGCGTCGTGCCGTCACGCGGGtgtgccgcccccccccccccccaccccacgcggTCACACCCGCGTGTCGCGCTGTCACACGCGCGCCCCGCCCTCGCGCGCCGCGTCACGCGCCGGCTGTCACACGCGCGTCGCGCGCCCGCCCACTCCCACCGGCGCTCGGCGCTCGACTGCCCGCGCctggcggggcgggagcggggcggtgcaTCCCCGGGATCTCGCGGCCCCATTGTGTGCGCGGGCGGGGCCGTCTCCGGCCGGGacccgcccctcgccccgccccctccgcccccctccacccccccggcGGCCGCGCGCGCTGAAAATCCCGCGCAGCTTCCGCGCAGCCGCGCGCGCCCGGCGCCGCCAGGGCCATTTTGGGGCCGATCGAGACG CCCCGGTTGAGGGTGACGCCGTCCCGCCGCCGATGAACTCCATGAACCCCATGAAACCCTCCACCCCCCACGG tgATGGTTCATTTGCATACGAGGCCGTTCCTTGGCAACCGAGCACCAATCAGCCAGCGGGATCCCTCTCCGTGGTAACCACCGTCTGGGGGGTCAGCAACACCTCCCAGAGCCAG GTTTTCGGCAGCCCCATGGGTCCTGGAGGGAGCAGCTCCAGCACCCCGCTGCTGCCCGGGATGGCCAGCACTGGTTCAGGGATGAGCTCGCCGCCGTTCCTGCCGCAGCAGCCCTTTGCTGAGGGAGCGACCGGGAAGGGCTACGTGCAACCGGGCGTCTATGGCCGGAGCAGCTATCCTGGTGGGACAGGCTTTGCCGCCAG CTTCACTGGTAGCCCTGGTGGCCCCAGCGGGATGGGGCTCCCCTCGCATGCCGGCCGGCCTCCCACCGACTTCACCcaggcggctgctgccgccgccgtggctgctgctgccgctaCTGCCACGGCCACGGCTACGGCGACAGTGGCAGcactgcaggagaagcagagccaggagctgagccagtaTGGCACG ATGGGCGCAGGGCAGCCCTTCGGCAGCCAGTTCCTGCCCCACACTGGACCCCGCGGCCCTGCCGGCATGAGCCCAGCTGGCATGGCAGGTGTCATGGCTTCCTCTGGCGTCTCCCCCGTCAGCATGAGCCCTGTGCGGACACCCGGTGCCGGCCCCCTGTACAGCGGGCAGCGGGTGCCCCAGCACAGCtaccccggcccccccccaggcCAGCAGCTCCCCCGCCAGGGCCTCAAGCGGGCGTACTCCAGCGAG GGATATGCGGCGCAGCAGTACCTCCAGGGCGGGCAGTACGCTGCAGCTGGTGCCCAGTAcgcccccagcgccccccagccctctgccccgTCCCCCTCCTACCCTGGccacaggctgcagcagggcaTAGGCCAGTACCTCTCTGCCTCGGGCAACGCTGGACCCTATTACAAG CCAGCTGACCAGTTCAATGGGCAGAGCGTTGGCTTCACCACCTACAGCCAGGCGGCCGTTAACGGG CCGGGCCGGTCGCTGCCGGGGTACCCCAGCTCGCCGCTGGCCGGGAACCCCACGCCGCCCATGGCGCCAGGCAGCGGCATCCCCCCCTACGCATCCCCGGGTCAGGATGTCAAGTCGCCCTTCCTGACGGACATGAAGCCCAGCGTCACCTCCCTGCACCCATCCCCCTCGG GGCCGGCGCCCGGGGAGGAGCTGCGGCTGACCTTCCCGGTGCGGGACGGCGTGGTGCTGGAGCCCTTCCGCCTGCAGCACAACCTGGCCGTCAGCAACCACGTCTTCCAGCTGCGTGACTCTGTCTACAAGACCCTCATGATGAG GCCTGACCTGGAGCTGCAGTTCAAGTGCTACCACCACGAGGACCGCCAGATGAACACCAACTGGCCGGCCTCCGTCCAGGTCAGCGTCAACGCCACACCGCTCACCATCGAGCGCGGTGACAACAAGACCTCCCACAAGCCGCTCTACCTGAAGCACGTCTGCCAGCCCGGCAGGAACACCATCCAGATCACTGTCACCGCCTGCTGCTGT TCCCACCTCTTCGTCCTGCAGCTGGTGCACCGGCCCTCGGTGCGCTCAGTGCTGCAGGGTCTCATCAAGAAGCGCCTGCTCCCTGCCGAGCACTGCATCACCAAAA TCAAGCGCAACTTCAGCAGCGGGACCATCCCAGGGACCCCGGGGCCCAATGGCGAGGATGGCGTGGAGCAGACAGCCATCAAGGTGTCCCTCAAGTGCCCCATCACCTTCCGGAGGATTCAGCTCCCAGCCAGGGGCCACGACTGCCGGCACATACAG tgCTTCGACCTGGAGTCCTACCTGCAGCTCAACTGTGAGAGGGGGACGTGGCGGTGTCCTGTCTGCAA TAAGACGGCTctgctggaggggctggaggtggaCCAGTACATGCTAGGCATCCTGATCTACATCCAGAA ctcAGAGCACGAGGAGATCACCATCGACCCGACCTGCAGCTGGAAGCCCGTCCCGGTCAAACCCGACGTCCACGTCAAGGAGGAGCCGGAGGGGCCGGCAATGAAGCGGTGCCGGACCCTCAGCCCCACGCACATGGTGCTGCCCAACATCATGGAGATGATCGCGGCGCTGGGGCCCGGCTCCGTGCCCttcccggcgctgccgccgccaccgcccgcggGGGCCACCACCGACTACGGTGCCCCGG GTCCCAGCTTTCCAGGGCCCGGGGGGTTCCCTGAGCCGttccctccccccggcaccccGACGCTGAGCGATTTCACGCCGGGACCCCCACCCATCTCCTACCAGTCTGACATCCCCGGTGGCCTCCTGCCCCCCGAGAAGCCCCCCGCGCAG CTGCCCCCGCCGGGGCGGATGGAGCCCTCCCACCCCCCGGTGCAGCCGGGGCTGCACAACACCCCCCCGGGCAGCCAGCCGCCACAGCCGCTGCACCACCGGAGCGCACCAGcgcggccccccccgggcccccccgccgccgacCTCGCCTTCCCTCCGGCTATGGCCGGGCCGGGCGACGGCGCCGAGCCTGCCCTGGAC ctgctGCCCGAGCTGACGAACCCCGACGAGCTGCTCTCCTACCTGGGCCCCCCCGACCTCCCCGCCAGCAGCAACGACGACCTCCTCTCCCTCTTCGAGAACAACTAa
- the PPIA gene encoding peptidyl-prolyl cis-trans isomerase A: protein MANPVVFFDIAANGEPLGRVTFELFADKVPKTAENFRALSTGEQGFGYKGSCFHRIIPGFMCQGGDFTRHNGTGGKSIYGEKFPDENFILKHTGPGILSMANAGPNTNGSQFFICTAKTEWLDGKHVVFGRVKEGMNVVEAMERCGSKDGKTSKKITITDCGQLS from the exons ATGGCCAACCCCGTCGTCTTCTTCGACATCGCCGCCAACGGCGAGCCCCTGGGCCGCGTCACCTTCGAG CTGTTTGCAGACAAGGTCCCCAAGACAGCAG AAAACTTCCGTGCCCTGAGCACTGGTGAGCAGGGATTCGGCTACAAGGGGTCCTGCTTCCACAGAATCATTCCTGGGTTCATgtgccag GGTGGTGACTTCACGCGCCACAACGGCACTGGCGGCAAATCCATCTATGGGGAGAAGTTCCCTGATGAGAACTTCATCCTGAAGCACACGGGCCCTGGCATCCTGTCCATGGCCAACGCTGGCCCCAACACGAATGGCTCCCAGTTCTTCATCTGCACTGCCAAGACCGAGTG GTTGGATGGCAAGCATGTTGTCTTCGGCCGCGTCAAGGAGGGGATGAATGTGGTGGAGGCCATGGAACGCTGTGGTTCTAAAGATGGCAAAACAAGCAAGAAGATCACCATTACTGACTGCGGGCAGCTCTCATAA